ttaacaattaACAAAGTAGTACAGTACTCTGAGACTCAAGCAAAACGGTAGTAGGTGTCTCAAGGCCATCATTGCTGGGGTCATGAAACAGGGCTGAATGAGCTGCTTGATGGTATACAGGGATACGCTGGAGGAGAGGCTAACGGCTTAAGCAGTCTGAGTGATTTAGGTTTAGTGGGACATTAACATTATCTTCAGTCGCCCCACCTGTCCTGGAAGTTCCGGGAGTCTCCTGCAAACTGACATCATGACTGAAAACACCACACTATGTGGTATAAGCTAAATACTGGCCAAACCTCACCAGCACCCCTCATCCCAGCTGTCCCTCATCTGCCTCCCTAAAATCAATATTCCTGAGGTGGGATTCCTTCACCTTCTTGAGTGGAGAGAAATTACAGAAACATGAAAATCAGGATTAATAAAAAAGTCAATGAACTGGATGTTCTCTATACACAACCTCCAGTCCTTAGTCTATCTTCACCTTCCTTCTCTTTCAACTTGTGGGAACTGTGGGAAAAGTACATCCCAAACTGAACATGCATCTGTCTTATCAGAATACCCATCTGTCACTCTGCTTGTCTGGAGCAGGACAGTGTGAACTGACATCCGGCGAGCATTTCAGGCATTAGACAcagtgctgggggtgggggttagggtcctcgCCTCCTGTTATTTATCATCTACAGGATGGAGAAAGCTGTCAAACTATGCATTTCAGGCAACAAACATTTGCTGAGATCATCATCTTTTAAACgtaattgtttttattattccttCCATCTTCCTCACGTTCTCAACCTATATGCACATTTACATCTTCATGGAGCACTGAACCGCCTGGTCCTCCCCTCATCCAATGGTTTCCTCCCAGGGCCTCTTCTTCaggctctctgtctctgtctgtgactTGGGATTGACCGTTTTTAGTGCTGTGCCTGACGCTGCCGTTTGCTGCAAAGgattgtgtgtgaaagtctgtCTCAGGGGGCCTGGGGGGTAGAAAAATGTCTCCTGTTAGATACACTTTCAGctcatccaaaaaaaaacacaaacgtcGGAGCCGACCGATATTCTCACCTTTGGCTGCTAAGTCCAGGTGGTTCTTTATGCGTTTCTCTCTTTCGTCCAGCTGGTGGGCGAGCTGAGCATTCTTCCAGCCTGAGAACCCGGCAGGACGAAACACACCATTAGTGCCAGCAGGACGGGCAAAGAGAGATGCTAAACCGGGGATGCTAAGATTAGGAGATGCTAACTTCTCGGTGCACCTGGAAATGTACTAATAGATAAGGACTGAAAGCAACGGAAATGAAACATGGGGAAGTATATGGGAAGGAGATGCATttgggtgtgtggctcagtgcccgtgatcagaactttgtgggtttgaatccccggGGCCAGCAGACTGAAGGTATCATTGGGCCCCagatcaaggcccttaacccccacctctAGGGCCGCCGCACCctagctgaccctgtgctgtggccCCTAAGGTTTCTCTCAccggtatgtgtttgtgtgtctcatggaaaaCAAGGAGGAGTGTGTGAATAGAGAATATCCCCATAGGGATGAATAAAGTATCATATTTTATTCTATCATACACAGAGATATTCGCACATTTTGGTTTCACTCTGCCCATCTTCCTTTTTTCCATTACACCTTCAGATCTGTACGGTCGTCTCCAACAAATGCAATGCACTTGCCTCCCATTGGTTCTCACATTCTACAGCTGAGCCCCTTATTGGTCTAAGCTGGGGATGGGCAGTCTTAACCAGAAAGGGCCGGTGTATGtgtgggtttttgctgcaactccctaattagatgaccaagtagaggactgattggctaaaGGAGTCTCACACCTGGttatgaacagctgacctaaaggttatcccaaaaacccgtgtacacaccggccctttcagGTAAGACTGCATACCCCTGGTCTAGGTACTCTGCTCCAACCCACTAGCCACCACGCGGTATTGCGGGATGCTGGACCCCTGTACCTGTCTTTATGCTCTTGATGAAGCCCTCATTCTGTGGCAGTGCAGACTGAGGGTGCTTGATGCGATCGGGAATCCCCAGCTTCTGTCGGACTGCTGGGTGTCTAAGCAAGGCCACCTGACCCAGTGAGAAGACGTTAGAGGTCAACCAGTAGGTGAATACtgcctgcaggggggggggggggggagagagagagagagagagagagagagagagagagagagaaagatgtCAGCAGTCACTAAGCAAATGTAACTATAAACAACTATAAGTAGTGAGAGGACAGGCAGAGGTGTTTCTCTGACCGTGGGGAAGTTGATGGTGAGCGGCAGGATGACAAAGGGCATGATCCTGAACACGGTCTTCATCGCACGCAGGTTGGGGTTATCGATACCAGACTCGGCCCCCAGCTAAAATGAAGAGATTTACACCTGGGTTGATGAACATTTCAGAGTAATAATAAAGATCCTACGCCACTGAATTAAATACCTTCAAAACTCTCTGCATTCCATTGCTGTACTGGAACCTGgtggttttccattgtaaagtaTGCAATCTGTACCCGAGCTGTAACCACGATAACATGGCCCTGCTAGCATGATCAAACCCAGCCGGTTGCGTCACCACAACGCGGTATATTGGTGCATTTCCTATAACACGGCACTTGAGAATTCCTAACCTCCTCAAAGAAGTACTACAGAACGGCTAATCGGAATggatttgtaatgcaaatttaaGCATTAGCGATTGCCAATCCCGCTAACATTTGATGCTTGCATGAgagagattctcacagatgtgcTAAAAAATGAggaaattagcacatagtaaatcatgatgtacactgTGTGAGCAGTAAATAGGCATCTCTTCGGTTTCACGTCACACTGTCGCTCTCCAAACCCGGTAACGCCTTTACAGAgctgacccttctgcagtggaaaaccaacaggaGCTGGAACCGCACTGTAACTAGACTCACTTCATGGTATGACTCTGGAAAGGCTCGATtactgtatgccagtggaaaagtgctATTGGTAAAGCAACCAAACTAGTTCTGCCCAATCCTAAATCATTACTCAGCTTAGATTTCTACAGTCATGTCAAAAACTACTTTTCACCCAAAATTAAAGCAGGGTGTATGTGAACTCTGAGAACATACATAAAAACGGCTGGTCATTCCACCAAGGCTGCATTGTTAAGGAAGCAGTACCTCAAGAATCGCAAACATTGTTCCTGTCACTGCCAGTGGAAGAATATAGAAGGGGTCAGCAGCAGTGAGGTCAGAGAACCACCACAGTCCGCCACTTTGCATGCTGGGAACTGGCAGGTATGACATCTTCCTGAGGGCAATGAAGAAGGAGATAAAGATGGGTGcctgaaacagagaggaaagtaAGTTTATGGTTTTCACAATGTACGTGTCATGACAACATACAAAAAGAAATATACAAAGAACATACCTGCACCAGAGGAACTAGGAACCCACGGATAGGATTAACGTCATGCTTCTTCTGGAAGAACATCATCTCTGAATAGGCCTTTGAGACTGAAAAAGGGAAAATATCAGAGCTGAGCATTAGACTGATACAAAGAGAAAAATCAAATGCAAGTTATGTACGGCATAACACTGCTGGTTGAAGTTTTGGCCAACAGAGCAGAGTGGCCAACAGCCATTTGTCAATGAGCTACTGAGCCTGAGGAGCAGTGAAGCTCAGAAACACTGAggtatgaaggggggggggggtgtgcgacAGACTGACACTCAAACTTGTTTCCACTCCTCTTGGCCTCGTTCATGCGGTTACTGAGCTTGGTCATCTCAGGCAGCACGTTGTTGAGTTTAGCCGCTTCCCTCTGGCCCTTGACGATCACTGGGAACACCGCGCACctggccagcactgtgcctgtgGGAAGGAAGGGCAATGTGATTTGGTAAGAAccagggctgtgggggggggcagggtttatAAACCTGCAAGTGCCCCTCCTTGCCACCCTTCCACCTTTGAAAGGGCTTTTTGTCAGTTTTTAGAGGAACTGCAACATGGAGTTACTGCCACTAAGCAGGACCACAGAGGAAAGTGCTAGAGCTGTAAAAGACGGAGACCTTAAAATGGAGCCAATCTACCCAATCTATGTAACACTCTGTCTGATTTGTATAATTTGAGAACTATTCTCATTAGTTAGAATTGAGAAACAAGGTCATTATGGTTATTAGAACTTTAAAAAAGATAAATATCATTTTAGTACATGTGAACTATCTAGCAAACAATCAAACCACAAATAGTAAATTACACATGAAGCATAAACAATCATAATCTGTTACCATGGATACCACACCTTTGCACATCCTGACAGTAAAAGACAGAGCAGCTCAGTTAAGTGCAAACAGTTTTTGCAAAGTATAAACAGCAGGTGCTTGGCTgtcatattttattattgttgatCAGCTGGCTGGCTGTAATGTGGCTCATTAGGGTCAAAGGGAGCAAATTCCAAGTGAAGATTCTCAAGTAAGCATCTTAAGACAACACTACAATGCCCCCATACTGTCATATGCAACTGCAGCTCCTTACCTACTACAATTGCAGCCCACCACGGCATGCCCATGTCTATATGCATGCACTCCAGGATATTCTGAATCACTCCCACGGGGGTGTATCCTCCCAGGCCGAGCTCTGATAGGCTGAGCTCCGGCTCCATGCCCTGCAGCACATCCAGGGCCACGGGAGACACCTCTGAGACCTGCTCTACAGGCGGCTGTGTGAGCAGGGGGTTTGTTAGGGAGCTGAGGTCCGGGGCAGGAGGTGGCACATCCGAGGTGGTGCCAGAGGAGGTGACAGCTTCAACCACTGTCTGAAATATGAAACGTTCAATAATATTCAACACACAGCATGAccatcctctgtgtgtgtgtctggggggaATGATTCCATCTTGTAACTTGgaaatataaatatgtatttacatTTTGGACAGACTTCTGTATATCTGTTGCATTACTTGTTCTCATAGTTCAGCAGCCTGATGAATATTTCTCGAACGCACCTGAGGTATACCGTTCCTAACAGACATTTACAGAAACTATTTTAATGGATTCAATGAAATGACAGCAGCTGTCTTTCAAGCGTCTGAAATCAGTCACATTTTAAAGGCAGGTTAAAATTAACTCAAAAGAATGCAGGGTAAGAAAATAAGACATTGCTAAATACAAAATCTTACTTCACGTACCTGTGAGCTGTTATGCCTGATGGATACGGAGTTGATAAATAAGTGTCCATTGTGATGCCGACCCAGGGAGGCACAGGTGATATAACCCCTAACGGCTCTGACGGAAAGAATCGGTGTTTTCTGGGGAAAGACAAAAAGCagtgaaacaaaataaatatcttcaAAATGCATTAAATCCTCAATCACGCGTTTAGTCGAGCGATTAACGATGTTACGCATCGTTGTAGCAGAAACATGAACGACTGTCAAagtcacagccacacacacgtaAGCGCTGGACTGCCATCGCTGTAATGAAACTAGCGTAAGCATTTCAATAAAACTTACCGAGCCCTGCCTGGATATTAACCGCTGCGCACTACTGCCGGTTCTATCTGTATTTCTCAGTAAATTTCTTGCGAGGGAACACGGAGTGACCCCGCTCCTGAGCGCAGCCATGTTGGGAATTTGCGAAAGGAAGGACGTAAGGTAAGTCCAGAAGGACAAACCTTGCGCCCTGTTACTTATGCGTTGTAATATTTAGAACATTCTTGCTTATAATGCTCTGTTTTACTTTAACGGTTATTGCTTTTTGTTTTATCAGTTAACCTAGGTTCTTTAACACatataataacttattaaataaatattaaaaatgtatcatttgAACTTTCTTCTCTAATTCCAGCCTGTGTATCCAAATCAGTCATAAACATATACACTACTGCAAATCATAAATTAatcatattaatttaattttgtttattttattctctgaaaataatatttatttttaagttaaGTAACATTTTCCGACAAGGATAacatcagttttataaaaaaaaaattgtaaatgcaataaaaaaaataaaaataaaaatgcccaaaatgctgTATTTTGTATGGTTTctaatggttatggttagggctgggtaggggttaaggtcgtcacagTTGAGATTGAACACAAGAATGACTGGAGAGTCCACATGAAGATATGTGTGCGTATGTGAGCGGGTATACAGCGGTGTGAAAAGGTGTTTGCTCCTGGTTTCTtattttttgtatgtttgtcACGCATAAATGTTTCAGATCATCAATCACAtttaaatattagacaaaaatgACACAAGTAAACACAAAGTGCAGTTTTTAAATGGAGGTGTTCATTATTAAGGGGGGAAAAAGTCCAAACCGATGTGGCCCTGTGTGAAAAAGTGATTGCCCCCTAACCCTAATAACTGGTTGGGCCACCCATAGCAGCAACAGCTGCAATCAAGTGTTTGTGATAACTGGCAATAAGTCTTTTACAGCGTTGTGGAGAAATTTTGCCCCACTCATCTTTGCAGAATTGTTGTAATTCAGCCACATGCCACAGTATTTTaatcggattcaggtcaggACTTTGACTAGGCCACTCCAAAGTCTTCGTTTTGCTTTTCTTAAGCCATTCAGAGGTGGACTTGCTGGCgtgttttggatcattgtcCTGCTGCAGAACCCAAGTGCACTTCAGCTTGAGGGCATGAACGGATGGCTGGACATTCTCCTTATGGATGTTTTGGTAGACAGTAAAACTCATGGCTCCATTTACCACAGCAAGTCTTCCAGGTCGTGAAGCAGCAAAACAGCCGCAGACCAtcacactaccaccaccatattTTACCGTTGGTATGATGTTCCTTTTCTGAGATGCTGTGTTACTTTTACGCCAGATGTACTGGGACACACACCTTCTtttgtctcatcagtccacagaaTATTGCCCTAAAAGTCTTGGGGATCATCAAGATGTTTTCTGGCAAAACTGAGATGAGCCTTTATGTTCCTTTTGCTCAGCAGTGGTTTTCGCCTTGGAGCCATTTCTGCCCAGTCTCTTTCTTATGCTGGAGTCATGAACACTGACCTTAACTGAGGCAAGTGAGGCCTGCAGCTCTTTGGATGTTCTTCTGGAGTCTTCTTTGACCTCTTGGATGAGTCGTCGCTGCGCTCTTGGTGTAAGTTTGGTGGGCTGGCCACTCCTGGGAAGGTTCACTACTGTCCCATGTTTTCGCCATTTGTGGATAATGACTCTCATTGTGGTTTGAGTCCCAAAGCTTTAGAAATGGCTTTATACCCTTTTCCAGACTGATAGATCTCAATTACTTTGTTTGTCATTTGTTCCTGAAATTGCTTGGATCGCAGCATAATGTCTGGCTTTTGAGGATCTTTTGGTCTACTCCACTTTGTCAGGCAGGTCCCATTTAAGCGATTTCTTCATTGACTAAAGGTGTGGCAGTAATCAGGCCTGGGTGTGGCTAGAGAAATTGAACTCAGCTTTCCAAAGATGTGATACACCACACTTCATTTACGTTttaacgagggggggggggggcaatcactTTTTCACACAGGGCCATGTATGTTTGGACTTTATTCCCCTTAATAAAGAacactttcatttaaaaactgcattttgtttttACTTGTATCATCTTTGTCTAATATTTAAATCTGTTTGATGATCTGAAATATTtaacaaacatacaaaaaaacaagaaatcaCAACACTTTTTCACACCACTGTACCTTatcaatgtccccacaacgtgatgaatacccttttttcccagtttcctggtccccataagggaaaactcaatttaataaaaatccgtgactgcaatgaaaaaactaaagatgcaaaagcttttattttgtttggtcagttatggttagggttagggctcagtaagggttaaggttgtcatagttagcattagcatttttcccatataaatgaataagcggtccccataaagatatgtttacccaacatgtgtgtgtgtgtgtgtgcgcgtggtcCAGGAATACATTATACTGTGGGGATCAAATGTCCccgcaatgtgataaaaacctgttatttttatattgtgaggatcatgttttcggtccccacaagggtaaattgaattttataaaaatctgtggctacaatcaaaaaactaaaaattccaaaagacttgtatttgtttgattatttgcggttaaggttagggctgggtatgtGTTAAGGTCAGGTTAAGGTTGTTATTGTTGAGcatagggttttgcccatagaaatagatggatggtccccacaaagataggaGTACAGATCTGTGTATATGTGGATTATggttatattatattgtgggggccatttttcaggtcctcacaaagatatatgaacgcaatcaaaaaactaaaaatgccaaaagtctcttatgttgtttggttacttatggttaaagttagggctggaTAAGGCGTATGGTtgttatgttgggattagattttaccccatagaaatgaatggaaagtccccacaaagatgtaatTACAAACCTTTGTGTGTATTAGTGATGTGCAATTAACTAATAAActagttcttttgcacttgtctTGGTGTCTGACTGAACATACAGACACAATGGCTGCAATAGGAAAGGAACAGCATGTTGCAACATATTACATTACCATGACAAAACTTGTTCCTTACATGAGTTTGGACCTTTTTATTATAATCTTTGCACTTTCATCACAGCCAAGACACTTAAGGCGCCGATTGTCTAATGTGAACGTGTTCCAGACTCTTGCCTTACAGAGTGCATGAGAGATAATTGTcaaattgtcatgcccggctcgtcggctcctcgtgtgtgccacgccccctgattacccgcgtgtgcttccctgattgtttccaaccttgtctgattactttgcttagtcttgtcctgttttaagtcctggtcttgcctgttagccttgtccgtcattgtgaatTCCATGTCAAGTCCGTGTGAGATGTTCCCTTATCCCCGATCTCTAAataaaacccctgcattccccgTACCTGGCTTCCCGTGCCTATTTCCCGTACGATCGCCGCAACCGCTACCAGGTGGTCGTGACACAAATAATCAATTTACTATTTTTTTTCAAAACAGCATCATACTATAATAAATAACTAAAAGAAATGATTTGTCTACTGCTTACCCTTC
The sequence above is a segment of the Brienomyrus brachyistius isolate T26 chromosome 12, BBRACH_0.4, whole genome shotgun sequence genome. Coding sequences within it:
- the oxa1l gene encoding mitochondrial inner membrane protein OXA1L is translated as MAALRSGVTPCSLARNLLRNTDRTGSSAQRLISRQGSKTPILSVRAVRGYITCASLGRHHNGHLFINSVSIRHNSSQTVVEAVTSSGTTSDVPPPAPDLSSLTNPLLTQPPVEQVSEVSPVALDVLQGMEPELSLSELGLGGYTPVGVIQNILECMHIDMGMPWWAAIVVGTVLARCAVFPVIVKGQREAAKLNNVLPEMTKLSNRMNEAKRSGNKFEFSKAYSEMMFFQKKHDVNPIRGFLVPLVQAPIFISFFIALRKMSYLPVPSMQSGGLWWFSDLTAADPFYILPLAVTGTMFAILELGAESGIDNPNLRAMKTVFRIMPFVILPLTINFPTAVFTYWLTSNVFSLGQVALLRHPAVRQKLGIPDRIKHPQSALPQNEGFIKSIKTGWKNAQLAHQLDEREKRIKNHLDLAAKGPLRQTFTHNPLQQTAASGTALKTVNPKSQTETESLKKRPWEETIG